The Agrobacterium larrymoorei genome includes the window AGCGCTTCAACTTCATCCTCCCGGTATGTTCGGCTGGTCTTGTTCTGAACGACAAGAACGCCAAGAGTGCGACCGGATCTCAAAATCGGCACACCGAGGAAGGAATGATAAATTTCTTCACCCGTTTCAGGGAGATAGCGGAAAGCGGGATGCGCCTGGGCATCGGAAAGATTGAGCGGTTGGGCCGATGCGGCGATGGTGCCGACAAGACCCTGCCCCATTTTCAGCTGGGCAAGGTGCACCGCGTCCTTGTTCAGACCTTCGGTGGCATAAAGCTCGAGAATGCTGTCGGAACGAAGCACATAAACGGAGCACACTTCGGCAACCATGTTGCTGGCAATTTGCCGGACAATCTGGTCGAGGCGCTCCTGTGGCTCAAGATGCTCCGCCATCATTTCGCGAAGCCGCCTGAGAAGGACGCGCGGACCTGCAGAAAGGTCTCTCATCGCGTATGCTCCCGAATTGCCCCGCGTGCGAACCGACATGGTTCGCACGAAAGGCTCAATCAAAATTTATAGCGCTCTTGATCCGGCCCACAAGCCGGAAATGACGCCACATCGGAACAACGCGCATTTAAAAGAATCGGATGACGTGTACCGACGTTTCAGAATCAACTCTTATCCAGACCATAAGCAGAATGCAAAGTACGAACTGCAAGTTCTGCATATGCACCGTCGATCAGGATCGAAATCTTGATTTCGGAGGTGGTGATGGCCTTGATGTTGATGTTCTTTTCAGCCAGCGCCTTGAACGCGCTTGCTGCAACGCCTGCATGGCTGCGCATACCGATGCCGATAACGGAAACCTTGGCAAGGCCGGTTTCGTTCTGCGCGACATCGAAGCCGATCTGGGTCTTGTTGTCGTCCAGAACCTTCAGCGCCTTGGCAACATCGCCCGATGGGACCGTGAAGGTCATGTCGGTGCGCGAACCGTCTTCGGAGATGTTCTGCACGATCATGTCGACATTGATGTGCGCTTCGGCCAGCGGGCCGAAGATGGCAGCCGAAACACCCGGGCGATCCGCAACGCGACGCAGCGAGATTTGTGCCTCATCCTTGGCATAGGCGATGCCGGTTACGACTTCCTGTTCCACGATTTCATCCTCGTCACAAATCAAAGTACCGGGCGGGTTGATGAGGTCACCCATGCCCGGCGCATCGGGATCCTCGAAACTGGAGCGAACGAAGGTGCGAACCTTGTGCACCATGGCAAGCTCTACCGAGCGGACCTGCAAAACCTTCGCGCCCAGAGACGCCATTTCGAGCATTTCCTCGAAAGCCACCTTCTTCAGGCGGCGGGCCTTCGGTTCGATGCGCGGATCGGTCGTGTAGACACCGTCCACATCGGTATAAATGTCGCAGCGGTCCGCTTTTACGCCCGCAGCGATGGCGACAGCGGAGGTATCCGAGCCGCCACGGCCAAGCGTTGCAATGCGGTTATCCGGTCCCAGACCCTGGAAACCGGCGATCACTGCAACCTGCCCCTCGCCCATACGGCGAACGATGTCGGAACCGTCGATGTCGAGAATGCGGGCCGCGCCGTGAGCGTTGTCCGTACGGATCGGGATCTGCCAACCCTGCCAGGAGCGCGCATTGACGCACATGGATTGCAGCGCAATCGCCAGAAGGCCGGAGGTTACCTGCTCGCCTGATGCAACGACGGCGTCATATTCGCGCGCGTCGTAGAAGGAAGCGGAGCCACTGGCACCGGCAACCTTCGGCGTGTTCTGCACCCAGTCGACCAGTTCGTTGGTTTTTCCGGACATGGCCGAAACGACGACGGCCACTTCATGGCCTGCATCCACTTCACGTTTCACATGCCGAGCGACATTGTGGATGCGTTCCAGATTGGCGACGGACGTGCCGCCGAATTTCATGACAATGCGAGCCATAGTTTTGACCAGTACCATCCCATTTTGCCGCGCTTGTGCGGCAGACAAGAGCACAAACCAGTCGGCCTTTTTATAAAGGGCCTCAAGTTGCGGGTCTCAATAGCGAAAAGGTATCAGCCACGCAATGCCGATTCTGAACCATGCGGTACGCCTTTGCAGCGCAACCGTACCGCAGTGGCCTGTACAAACCGCGCCATTCGCAGTAAGAGCGCGGCAATTCAACCGGCCAGATGGCCGAAAAGGCCGGTATCGGCTGCTCTATGACCTCGGGTTTTATTGGGTTTTGGGCGGATGCAGGCAGCCCCATATCCGAAAGACGGTAGATGACAGACACCCAGGGTATCGCCCCGGCGATTGCACAGGCGTTGGAAAAACGCGGCTATAAAGATTTGACTCCGGTTCAGAAGGCCATGCTTGCGCCCGAACTGGAAGGGAAGGACGCACTCGTGTCCGCCCAGACCGGCTCCGGCAAGACGGTTGCCTTCGGCATTGCCATTGCGCCAACGGTTCTGCCGGAAAGCGGCCGTTTCGGCTCCGCCGGTGCCCCACTCGGCATCGCAATCGCCCCCACCCGTGAACTTGCCATGCAGGTGAAGCGCGAGCTGGAGTGGCTTTACGAATTCACTGGCGTTTCCATCGCATCCTGCGTGGGTGGCATGGATATCCGCACCGAGCGCCGTGCGCTGGAACGCGGCGCGCACATCATCGTCGGCACGCCCGGACGTCTTTGCGACCACATCAAGCGCGGTGCGCTGGACCTCTCCGCCATCCGTGCCGTGGTGCTGGATGAAGCCGACGAGATGCTCGATCTCGGCTTCCGCGAAGACCTCGAATTCATTCTCGAAGAATCGCCGGAAGATCGCCGCACGCTGATGTTCTCGGCCACCGTGTCGCGCAGCATTGCCAAACTTGCCGAAAGCTACCAGAAGGATGCTGTGCGCATTGCCACCGCATCCGAGCAGAAGCAGCATGTCGATATCGAATATCGTGCGCTGCTGGTTGCACCGTCCGACCGCGAAAATGCGATCATCAACGCGCTGCGCTTCTATGAAGCCCGCAACACCATCGTTTTCTGCTCCACCCGCGCGGCGGTGAACCACCTGACGGCCCGCCTGAACAATCGCGGCTTCTCTGTCGTGGCGCTTTCGGGTGAGCTTAGCCAGAACGAACGCACCCACGCGCTTCAGGCGATGCGCGACGGTCGCGCCCGTGTTTGCGTTGCGACCGACGTCGCTGCACGCGGTATCGATCTGCCAGGTCTCGAACTCGTCATCCACGCCGATCTTCCGACCAATTCCGAAACGCTTCTGCACCGCTCTGGCCGTACCGGTCGCGCAGGCCAGAAGGGCGTCAGCGCGATTGTCGTACCGGTCAGCCAGCGCCGCAAGGCGGAACGCCTTCTGGACGGCGCAAAAGTCAGCCCGGCCTGGGTTCGCCCGCCATCCGCAGATGAAATCATCGAGCGCGACGGCGCACGTCTTCTGGCCGATCCTTCGCTGAACGAAGCGGTTACGGATGACGAACGCGATTTCGTGACGAAGCTCCTGGAGCAGCACGGCGCGGAAAAGGTCGCTGCCGCATTCGTTCGAATGTATCATGCCGGGCGTTCCGCACCGGAAGACATTGCCGAAGTCTCTCTCGATGGCCGCAAGCCGCGCCGCGACAGCTTCGAACATGTTGAAAACAACGCCCCACGCCGCGACCGCTCCGATTTTGCCGACAGCGCATGGTTCACGCTTTCCGTTGGCCGTAAGCAGAATGCAGAGCCGCGCTGGCTGATCCCGATGCTGTGCCGTTTCGGCAAGCTGACCCGTCAGGACATCGGCGCGATCCGCATGCAGCAGACCGAAACCTATGTCGAATTGGCGGCTGATGCGGTAGATCGCTTTGAATCGGCGCTTGGCAAGGACATGGCGCTGGAGAAGGGAATTCGCGTCAAGGCCATGGAAGGCAAGCCCGACATGACCGGCAAGCCACGCGAAGACACCCGCCCGCCAAAAGCCCAGAAGAAATTCGGCGCCAAGGCAGATTTCGGCGGCGAGCGCCGTAGCGATGAAAAGCCCTGGAAGAAAAAGTCAAAGCCGGGCAACGACGCCCCGCGCGGCGACCGGCCTGCAAAATTCGAAGGCAAGAAAGACAAGCCTTTTGAAAAGCGCGCGCCGAAGAAAAAAGATAGAGTCTAATAAAAAGCCCGGCATCGCTGCCGGGCTTTTTTCTTTTATTGTTGTCATCGTTACGGATTAGGGCACCCCGGCGAACCGACAACGCAGCCGAACGAGCGGCCATCCGTTGGCGGCGGTGGAGGACGTCGTCCGTCATTGTCTCTACGGTTCTGGCCTTCCCACTGACGGCGGTCCTGATCTCGGTCGCGGCGTTCTTCCTGACGCTGACGGTCGCGGTTTCTTTCGTTGTCGTTGTTGCGGTCGCGGTCGCGTTCCCAGCGCGGGCGGTCTCCGTCGCGGCGGTCACGGTCATTGTCGTTCTGGTTCCAGTTGCCGTGACGCTCTTCCCAGCGACCGTCATTCGGGCCGCGTCCGCGTGGGTCGCGCCATTCATCGCGCGGAGGGCGTGGGCGGTCGCGGTCTGCCCATGGTGGAGGGGCGTTCCAGTAGCCGCCGGAGGGCGGTGGGCGGCGCCAGCGGTCGCGCTCGCGGTAGAAGTCGCGGTCGCGGTAGTTCTGATCCCAGTAACGGCCCACCTCGAAGCTGATGATCGGCACGCCGAGATCACGATAGTAGCGAGGCTCGACATAGACTCGGTTCTGGCGATAGAGCGCCTGAATGTAACGGCCTGCGACCCAGCCGCGACCATAGCTGAACGAGACGTCGCACCACGGCGTGTCGTTCAGGCATCCATGAATGGTCAACGGTGCGCCATTGGGAATGACCACGACCGCCGGATAAGCGGTGCTTGGACCGGAGCGCAAGTTGACATTGGCTGTGGCAAAACCCCTTGTCGCGGCTTCGGCCAAGGCCGGTGCGGCGACAAGCGCGAGCAGCGCAATTGCACCAAACAGTTTCTTCTTCATTTTTTTCTCCTCAAGCGAAGGCTTGGCCACCGATATTCGGTAATCAGCTGGGAAAAACTACGCTCTTCTTGCTGAACGCAGCATGAAACGAAAAGCAGCGTGAAACAGTTCCTTGCGGCAAAGGGGCGCGCTATTTTCGCAGCCGATCTGTTGCCTGACCCTTGACTTCACCCCCCAATCATCCGACTTCAGGCATGAAGCGAGCAAGGAGCAAACCATGACCGAGACGGCAAAAACGACAATCGACCAGAGCGAAGTGGATCGTTTTTCGGCCATGGCCGCGGAGTGGTGGAGCCCGACCGGCAAGTTCCGCCCCCTGCACAAGTTCAACCCCGTCAGGCTCGAATACATCCGCAATCGCGTTGCCGAAAACTTCGGTCGCGACCCGAAGGCGCATCGTCCGCTGGAAGGCTTGCGCGTTCTCGATATCGGTTGCGGCGGCGGTCTGTTGTCGGAGCCCGTTGCTCGCATGGGAGCCGAGGTTGTCGGTGCCGATCCATCCGAGAAGAATATCGGCATAGCCTCCACGCATGCCCGCGAAAGTGGCGTGAACGTCGATTACCGCGCCGTGACCGCCGAGCAGCTCGAGGCGGCGGGGGAAACCTTCGACGTTATCCTCAACATGGAAGTGGTCGAGCATGTTGCCGACGTCGATTATTTCGTGACGACCTGCGCCAAAATGGTTCGTCCGGGCGGACTGATGTTTGCAGCCACTATCAACCGCACGCTGAAGGCGCGCGCGCTGGCAATCTTCGCTGCGGAGAACGTGTTGAAATGGCTGCCGCGCGGCACGCATCAATATGAAAAGCTGGTGCGCCCGGAAGAACTGGAGAAGCCGATAACATCAAGCGGCATGGAAATCATCCACCGCACGGGCGTCTTCTACAACGTGCTTCAGGACCGGTGGAATCTGTCGCCCGACATGGATGTAAACTATATGATGCTGGCCAAGCGTCCGAGCTAAGGAGCCGCTCACTCGTCAGTTTACGTCGTCTGGCAAAACGGGAAGAGCAGCAACTTCGATGCCCTCTTCCAGCAGGGCCTTGGCCTCCTGAAGAGAGGCCTGGCCGATGATTCCGCGCTCTTTCGCTTCACCGTAATGGATCTTTCGGGCCTCTTCAGGAAATTTGTCGCCAACATCTTCGGCGTTGGCGCGGATGTTGGCCAGAGTTTCCTTGATCTTGGTGAAGGCTTCTTTCTGCGCCGTGTCCATCGCCAGCGTGCGGATCGCGTCCTTCTTGCGCGCTGTGGAAACGGAAGGTGCCATCAGCATTTTCGAGACAGACTGTGAATTGCAAACCGGGCAGCTGATCAGACCGCGTGACAGCTGATTTTCAAAATCCGCACTGCCGGAAAACCAGCCTTCGAACTCATGTGCCTGCTCGCAGGATAGCGAATAGCGTATCACGCCAGAGCACTCCCGGCATTCACGCTGAGCGCCACCGTATCCAGTCGGAAATCGCGTGCATTCTTCAGATTGGGAATTTTGCCGCGAACGGCAGCGACCTGCGCCGGATCGATATCGGCCAGAATGACCTGCTCGCCAGCGCCACCGGCTGCGGCCAGTATCTTGCCCCATGGGTCGATGATCATCGAATGGCCGAAGGTTTCGCGTCCATCTTCATGCGTGCCGCCCTGTGCGGCGGCGATGAGGAAAGCGCCGTTTTCAATGGCGCGTGCGCGCAGGAGAATTTCCCAATGTGCTTCGCCAGTCTGCTTGGTGAAGGCGGCGGGCACCGTCAAAACCTGCGCCCCTGCAACAGCTTCCGTTCGAAACAGTGAGGGGAAACGGACATCGTAACAAATGGCGAAACCGAAAGTCGCCAGCGGCAATTGCGCGATCCGCGCTTCGTTGCCGGGCTCGTAAGCGGCACTTTCGCGCCAGCTCTCACCATTATCGAGATCGACGTCGAACATATGGATCTTGTCGTAGGTGCATATCCGCGCGCCATCCGGTGCGAAGAGAAAACCACGATTGGCGATCTTGCCGTCAGGGCGGGCAATGGCTGTGGAGCCGACATGGA containing:
- a CDS encoding DEAD/DEAH box helicase, which codes for MTDTQGIAPAIAQALEKRGYKDLTPVQKAMLAPELEGKDALVSAQTGSGKTVAFGIAIAPTVLPESGRFGSAGAPLGIAIAPTRELAMQVKRELEWLYEFTGVSIASCVGGMDIRTERRALERGAHIIVGTPGRLCDHIKRGALDLSAIRAVVLDEADEMLDLGFREDLEFILEESPEDRRTLMFSATVSRSIAKLAESYQKDAVRIATASEQKQHVDIEYRALLVAPSDRENAIINALRFYEARNTIVFCSTRAAVNHLTARLNNRGFSVVALSGELSQNERTHALQAMRDGRARVCVATDVAARGIDLPGLELVIHADLPTNSETLLHRSGRTGRAGQKGVSAIVVPVSQRRKAERLLDGAKVSPAWVRPPSADEIIERDGARLLADPSLNEAVTDDERDFVTKLLEQHGAEKVAAAFVRMYHAGRSAPEDIAEVSLDGRKPRRDSFEHVENNAPRRDRSDFADSAWFTLSVGRKQNAEPRWLIPMLCRFGKLTRQDIGAIRMQQTETYVELAADAVDRFESALGKDMALEKGIRVKAMEGKPDMTGKPREDTRPPKAQKKFGAKADFGGERRSDEKPWKKKSKPGNDAPRGDRPAKFEGKKDKPFEKRAPKKKDRV
- a CDS encoding SH3 domain-containing protein, translated to MKKKLFGAIALLALVAAPALAEAATRGFATANVNLRSGPSTAYPAVVVIPNGAPLTIHGCLNDTPWCDVSFSYGRGWVAGRYIQALYRQNRVYVEPRYYRDLGVPIISFEVGRYWDQNYRDRDFYRERDRWRRPPPSGGYWNAPPPWADRDRPRPPRDEWRDPRGRGPNDGRWEERHGNWNQNDNDRDRRDGDRPRWERDRDRNNDNERNRDRQRQEERRDRDQDRRQWEGQNRRDNDGRRPPPPPTDGRSFGCVVGSPGCPNP
- a CDS encoding aspartate kinase produces the protein MARIVMKFGGTSVANLERIHNVARHVKREVDAGHEVAVVVSAMSGKTNELVDWVQNTPKVAGASGSASFYDAREYDAVVASGEQVTSGLLAIALQSMCVNARSWQGWQIPIRTDNAHGAARILDIDGSDIVRRMGEGQVAVIAGFQGLGPDNRIATLGRGGSDTSAVAIAAGVKADRCDIYTDVDGVYTTDPRIEPKARRLKKVAFEEMLEMASLGAKVLQVRSVELAMVHKVRTFVRSSFEDPDAPGMGDLINPPGTLICDEDEIVEQEVVTGIAYAKDEAQISLRRVADRPGVSAAIFGPLAEAHINVDMIVQNISEDGSRTDMTFTVPSGDVAKALKVLDDNKTQIGFDVAQNETGLAKVSVIGIGMRSHAGVAASAFKALAEKNINIKAITTSEIKISILIDGAYAELAVRTLHSAYGLDKS
- a CDS encoding carbon-nitrogen hydrolase family protein — protein: MSFKAAAIQMCSGVDPKKNAQDMERLVREAVSQGAVYVQTPEMTGALQRDRAALKAVLKDENGDIIVATAARLARELGIYVHVGSTAIARPDGKIANRGFLFAPDGARICTYDKIHMFDVDLDNGESWRESAAYEPGNEARIAQLPLATFGFAICYDVRFPSLFRTEAVAGAQVLTVPAAFTKQTGEAHWEILLRARAIENGAFLIAAAQGGTHEDGRETFGHSMIIDPWGKILAAAGGAGEQVILADIDPAQVAAVRGKIPNLKNARDFRLDTVALSVNAGSALA
- a CDS encoding DUF1178 family protein: MIRYSLSCEQAHEFEGWFSGSADFENQLSRGLISCPVCNSQSVSKMLMAPSVSTARKKDAIRTLAMDTAQKEAFTKIKETLANIRANAEDVGDKFPEEARKIHYGEAKERGIIGQASLQEAKALLEEGIEVAALPVLPDDVN
- the ubiG gene encoding bifunctional 2-polyprenyl-6-hydroxyphenol methylase/3-demethylubiquinol 3-O-methyltransferase UbiG, which gives rise to MTETAKTTIDQSEVDRFSAMAAEWWSPTGKFRPLHKFNPVRLEYIRNRVAENFGRDPKAHRPLEGLRVLDIGCGGGLLSEPVARMGAEVVGADPSEKNIGIASTHARESGVNVDYRAVTAEQLEAAGETFDVILNMEVVEHVADVDYFVTTCAKMVRPGGLMFAATINRTLKARALAIFAAENVLKWLPRGTHQYEKLVRPEELEKPITSSGMEIIHRTGVFYNVLQDRWNLSPDMDVNYMMLAKRPS